DNA from Cardinium endosymbiont of Dermatophagoides farinae:
ATCTTATGTTTAAAAAAGGAATATTTACGTTTTATTATTCATATGCGTAACACATTTAGGATGTACATCATACTATCGTAATCAAATGAATAAGGGAATGGGAGACGAGCTAAGTTGTCAGTCTACGTCTAAAGAGGAGAATATATGTAGTGTACCTGAAGATGACAGTGATATCTATCTTATTCGTGAAAAGGTGAAAGAGTTCTTGAACTTAGGAAGGCTTGTGCAAGGATCTTGTATATCTAGTGAGGAATTAAATTTAGTATTTAATGAACTAGAATGGGATAGCAAGTTTTGATCTAGATGAACTAAAAGGGTATAAAAACTTTTTAAAACGAATATGGGTCTATATATGGTAGAAGCTTATTTATATTCGGGCCTACCAAGGCAGCTGATGATAAACAGAAAAAAGTTAAGTGTATGATATCAATGCAACGTTCATTTAATAATAGAATGAATGAAACTGTGAAAGAACTGGAAGGAAAAAAAATATGTTAATAGCTGAAGATGAAGATAACCAGTATTATATAGATTTTTCAAATCATGGATATATATAGTTATTGGGATTGATGGTATACCTAAATATTTCTCTAAAAGTTTTTTAATATTTTTGGCTAGGTTGCTTGAAGATTATATGATGAAATCTGGAGAAGTTGATTCTTATAAAGAAAAAAGCCTTCTGAAGAAAGTCTTGATGACAGAGTAAATAAGTTTTTGAGCAAAAATAGACTTGAATTAGGGTTTGCTATAACTAATGATATATTTAGTTCGTCAATTAAAAAACTAGGCATGAATATCAATAGTTTTGATCAATATGAATTGAAAGGGTATAAGGAGTTTTTAAATAAATATGGATCTATATGTCGTACATCTTTCGATATATATAAATGTGAACTTAGTGAATATGAATATCTAGATGATAAGATTAAGGAAAGTAATATAGACAAGAAAGTTAATGTCATAACATCAACTCAAATTTTATTTCATCGTTCTATTAAGAAACTAGGAAGAAATGAGAAAAATTATTGGTTAATATCTAAAGATCAAGATATTCAATATTGTATAAATTTAGAAAAAAATTCTAATTTAGGCCATGTATTTTGTGTAGATAGTTCTGGTAATCTCGTACATTTTGCTAAAGATTTTTCAGAGTTTTTGGATAAATTTTTAATAAGTTTGAAAAATGTGTTCAAAAATAAACATTTCTGTTCATATTACACCAAATGTATGGGTGTACCTGGCCCTGTCCCATTAAGTGTGTAAATCAATTTTTGTATTTTTTGTGGAGGCACCTATCCTTTAATTTAAAGTATAGGAAATAAAAAATTAGATTCTCTATTAAAAAAAGGGATCTTGACTAGAAGAGCAATGTACTTATATTTGTTTTTCTAGTCAAGATCCCTTAAAATTTTTATTGAAATCAGCTCTTTAAATGTAGTAGTTAAGATTTAGTCTTACAATTGTTAAATTGTATGGATATAAATTATAACTATTATGAACTTACATCAAAAAATCATTAAACCGAAATTAGGCTTATTAGAACTAGCTAAAACGTTAGGTAACATATCCTCTGCGTGTAAAAATATGGGTTATAGCCGAGATAGCTATTACCGATTTAAATCCTTGTATGAGACAGTTGGTCAAGAAGCATTGTATGAAATAAGCCGTAAGAAACCTATTCTAGCTAATAGAGTAGACCCTAATATAGAAAAAGCAGTAGTAGATATGGCCATAGACTATCCGGCTTATGGTCAACTTAGGGTATCTAACGAATTAAAGCAACAAGGTATACTTGTCTCTCCTGGTGGCGTAAGATCTATCTGGTTACGTAATGACTTGAACAACATAAAGAAACGGTTTAAAGCTTTGGAAGCTAAGATGGCGCAAGATGGTTTTGTTTTAACTGACTCTCAGCTAGCAGCATTAGAAAAACGTAGAAACGAACAAGAGGCATGTGGAGAATAGATACCGAACATCCTGGTTACTTAGGCTGTCAAGACACCTATTATGTGGGTAACTTTAAAGGTATAGGTAAAGTTTATACGCAAGTCTTTATAGATAGCTATTCTAGAGTAGCTAATGCAAAACTCTATACTGATAAGACAGCTCTAACAGCAGCTGATATGTTAAATGATAGAGTATTACCTTGGTATCAAGAGCAAAGCGTACCAATCTTGCGCATTCTAACAGATCGTGGTACTGAGTATAAAGGTAAAATAGAACATCATGCTTTTGAGTTATTTTTAAGCATTGAAGGCATAGAACATACTGTCACTAAAGCTTATTCACCACAAACCAATGGATTTTGTGAACGTTTTAATAAAACAATGAAGCAGGAATTTTTTGATACAGCAATGCGTAAAAAAATCTATACTAATCTAGATGATTTGCAAGAGGATTTAGATAGATGGTTGCATTACTATAATCATGAGCGACCCCATTCTGGAAAGTATTGTTACGGTAAAACACCTATACAAACTTGGGAAGACAGTAAAAAATTAGTCTTTGAAAAAATAATCAAATCGCCTATATTGAAGAAATGTCTGACAAACTAGACTTAACTGACAAGTTTAAACTATAATTTTTTACTGCCTGTAAGATTAAATCTTAACTACACTTTAGATATATGTTTTAACAAAATCTTTTTCAAAATTTTCCCAAATATGCGTGCATCCCATTTTATCTCTTTTATCGTACAATCTTTCATTTACACTTTTAATATATTTATTTACTTTACCGGACCATAACTGTAATGTATTGCACTTAGAACGCAGATCACTATTAACCTTGCTTAACTCGTTCATCAACGAGTTTAATCTAGAAATACTACATCATGGGTTCTTATTTTAGACTCTAGTTCATCCCTACTGTTACATAGCTCTTCTATCTCTCTTCCTAAACGTTGTCTTCAGATTTTAAAATACTAACTTCAGCCTCTCTAGTTTCTCTCTCATTTTTTATATCACTCCTGGTTGTTCTTTGGAAATTTTTGTATTCTGATTCTTTCTCATATTTTTTTAGTATTACTTCTGTTTCTACTTTTAATCCTAATTTTTTCAAGCATATCATCTAAAGATTGTACTACATCTTCCATACCTAGAGTATCTCTACATGATCGAAATATATCAGAAAAAGCACTAACTCTTTTTCTAGTATTTCTGTATGTATTTTACGACCATCTGGTTCTTGATTAACGTTAATATGATTCATTTCTTTATGCCAATCATTTAATAACCTTGTGGTCAATACCCTAGTCTTTACTTTATCTTTAGTATCACTTTTAGTGTCTGTAGGCTAGCAAGTGCATCTGTAGCTTGAGGGGAATAGCGTATCATGCTGCATATAAACCAGTATATTATGTAGGTTAGATTGCCTATTATACCAATCTGGTTCTATAGCTTGTAAATTTTGAAAGGCTGATTCTGGATTTAAACTATAATCCTGAACAATAGGTTTATAAAGCGATTTACTATCTTCAGATAATGACTCTACTTAGAGGCCAATGTTTCAAATAAGAAAATAGAAAGATCTACAGCTTCTGTTTCATGATGTGTGCCATCTGGATAGGTAATCAAAATAAATCTTGGGCACCATCAATCTTATCTATAACTGATCTAGTTCACCTAACCTAAATTTAAATGCACTATCGCCTACTGAAAGCATACCACCTGGTTCAACAGTTCTCCTGTTATTTTTAGCAAATCACCTTCTATACCGCCTGATAGACGATAATCTGACAAAATAAATTTGTCACTTGTAGTATTAAAAGGCGCAATAACTTTAAGTTGATATGTCTGTTATCCATACCATTCTCAACACTACCTTCTAAACTACCCACTACTTTAAAAGATGGATCTTTAACAATAAATGATGTTTAAGCGTTACTTCACGTTCATCTCCCTTATCATTTACTATGGTGATAGAGGCGTTAAATCACCAACATAACCACATGGATTTAACATTAGTGTATTGACCCCTACTGTTAGGGGTGTTCCTTCTTTTATGGAATCCTTACTTAAAATGAACTTACCTCCATTCAGCTTAATGGCCTTAATATGGTATTGAAGCACTTTACCTGCATCGCTTAATGGCCTGATCTTAAGTTTACATACCCTATCTTTAAACGGTAACAAAGGTATTTCTCCTGAGACTATAGAAAGTTCTGCTGTAAAGTTTTCAATTCTATGATCTTGAACTTTAACAGAAAAAGAATAGTCTTGTGTGGTATCACTTTAGTATTGCCTACTGTTAAATGAATGAATGGTATGGGTGCCATCACTACCAGGTTTTGGAGCGTAAAGAGTGTATTGCTACCAAATTAAGTGGTTCATTGCTACATATTGGTTTTTTGCATGTCCTGTATCTACATACATGGATCCTCCATCTGTTACACACATTTAACCAATCGTATTTTTGACACGATGCTAATACGTTGGATGAACTGATATTAATGTTAATAGGTGTACCTCTTTGTCTTCTACATAAATAACCTTAACATTGGCACTTGCTTTTAAATCATAGGTAGGCTCATCTAGCCTTAACGAACAGGTTATAGGATCTCCTCCCTCCCTATTAAAGTCACAAGTCAATATGATGGCATCAATACTGACCTTATGTGTATGACAAGTGTCTTTCTCATTAGGAACATAGTATAGGGTATCGCCATGTTGGACTATACTACCTACTTTAAATGGCTCACCTATAGAATATTTTCCATCTATTTCAACACGCTTGAACAGTTTTCCTTCGCCACCTTCAACCCTAATACCCTTAATACGAAACTGAATAACCTCTGGATTAACATCCCATTTTTCATATATGTGGAGCTTTGGGTTGTTAGACCTATCGTTATTCCATGTGTCGTCAAACTTAATACTCAAGATTACAGGAACTTTTCAGCTAAAACAGGTGCTACACCTTTTTCTGGCAACAAGGCATATTCATGCTTGGGTATCCAAGTAATATCGTCTGCAAATTGCTGTCTAAAGGCCACTGTACAAGACCAAAAAAATAAAGAAGCAGCAATAAATATGGAGATGCTATTTTTCTCATTTTAGTTCTCATTTTCATTAATTAACCATATATTCATTATATTGGGTTAATAGTACATAGTAAAAACTATTTGCTACATTATTGCTTCGACTAGATCAATAGCTATCTTTAAAAGGTAATACGTAATCCTGCCGAAAATCGATAATTAAAACATCATTTTTATCCAAAAGGAAATAGGCGTTTCTGCTAGTAATATCAACAGCAAGTAATCCGTGATATATTTTTCCACTCTAAACCTAATTGGGCGCCTATATTGAAACGTTTAGCACAATGCTCCCAACAAGCATGATGAATTATAGCTACCTTGACATCCTACTAAAAATTCAGAAAGATAGATTCGTAATGATTAAACAAATTATAGTGGTAAGTATTGTATACGGTAATAGGTTTTTGTTAGAAAAACCACCAGATAATTTCATATGCCATATTTCATTAATGTGATATGCATAGCCTGCAGAAACCCCATGCATTTATGCGAAACCCCATAATTGACTTCTATTCCAGGTGTATGAATAGGTCTTTGCAAGATATAAACCCTATTCGGTTTACCAAATACACTAAAAGTCAAACTAAAAAAATGAAAGCTTGTTATTATTTTTTGATTAACATAATTATAGTTTTGCATGATAGTGTCCTGTTTTGGATCTCGTCCAAACAAAATTTTGTATATATTTTATCACCTGACAAGCCAAAGGCAGGTTGAATATCAGTAAATAACCTGAACGAATTCGCCAGCTTCTGTTAAAACAAATAGAGGATCATCATACGTACACACACAATCTCTAGGTGTTTCACGGTTTTTCACATTCGTTGCATATTTACTATAGCACCATGTTTATAAGGGCTATGAATATCTTGTTAGATACATCTGACTAGTTCTTTCAAAAAACATATTATCTGCTGCATAATGCAAAGGCGTATTATTTGTCCTAGGGTCTTGGTATGTAGGATCAGCACCATAGTCCAATAACAAGAGACCATCTCATAATTAGACTGACGAACTGCTTCTTCTAAAGCCGAAAAGTAACGGTTGACTCATTGGATTGCCACCTTTTGCTAATAAAATTCAACTTTTTCATATCTTTTTGTCTAACTGCATTTAACGTACTAAATGCACTCATGGTTGGGTTAGTAGCACTAGAAACTATTTTTTGAATCATATCTGCTGATAGATTACCACGGCAAAGGACAGTTAATGGTTTGATCATTGTCACGCTGGTTCAACACATGCATAGTAATACACCTGAAGTGGAACTTATGACCACAATCTAACGGGATAAAGGAAATATTTTATCTAGAATCTTGTACGCCTTCTATACAATACTACACTGCCAATCTTTGTCTACCAATTTTGAATGCTTGAAAAACCATCTGGAGAAAGGATACATTTAAAGCTTCATGCTTATTAGCTATAGCCAACATCAAAGATGTAAAGCCACTCTTGCTTTTAGCAGTTTTACTGACACCTTAGCAATAAGCAGTTCAACGATTTCTTTAAACCCTCTTCTGGCAGCCCAATGAAGTGGCGTGAATTTGTAAGGATTATCTGTATTGTGAACCAGAAAAGGTGATTTATCTAAAATATGTTTTACTACATTTAGGTGTCCATCCCTACAAGCCCAATGAATAGGAGTTAAACCCACTGAATCTTTCTTACCGATATCAGCAAAATGACAAAGAACTACATCAAGGATTTCTTGATTGTTATTACCTCTAAAGAATTAAAAACGCTTGAAATCACCATCTTTATCAAATCTTACCTCCGCTCCATAAGAGAGTAATAAGAAACCATTTCTTTATTCTTATTACGTACAGCTACTCAAGGGTTACTATGCACGTTAGTATATTTGGATTAGCGCCTAAGCTTAGAAGTTCTTTCACCTTAGGTAAATCATTATCTATAACAGCCCATAATAGAGGCGTACTTTCATTTTAACCTCATTTATATCTTGTTCTTTTTTTCTTGAACATTCAGTCTAGCAACTTCCTCAGGAGAAAGTTTAGAGACCAAAAGATTATATATCCTTTTAGATGCATCATTTTTTTTATATCGTACAGCGTCTAAAATATTTGATTTGCCATCTCCTTGAAAGATAACTTTAGCACCATGAGAGAGTAATAAGGCAACCGTATCTTCGTTTTCATTACATACAGCACTATAAAGAGGACAGTTGTCTTTATAGATAGCATTATCTTCATTACTGACCTTTGTAACATCTGGTAAATCTTCTAATAACTCATTTTTAAAGTTTTTGTCATAGACGATACTTCTTTGAACTGTTCCTGAAAAAATACATTATCACTTTCTACTACTTTCCCCGCAAAAAATCCCACACCAAAACTTGAAAACTCATTAGGTTTGATCAACTCTTGTTCATGTATAGTGATATTTTCACCATGCGTAGTGTGATGACCTTGAGTATTACTGTGACAGGTTTCTGAGGAACTTGTAGATTGATCGTATGTTCTTCCTTTCCAAATATGGAACTGGCATATTAGAAGACTCCACACCACAGTTGCCCATAAATTGATTGCTTAGGGTACCTTGTATCTTTTTAGCACTATATTTCCATAGGTATCTTCTAGTTGGGCATTCGATTGTATGCAAGAAATGGTACTAATACCGTACTTTCTTGCCGTAGCTGGGACTTCTGAAAGACCTGGGATGTATAAGGTAGGTAGTTCATCTATGGCCACAAAACTCTTCGTTCTATTGTGGCCATACATAGATTTAAAACATATGGTAATTAGTAAGGATATAACTGGACTGAAAGCTGATTTGGCAGGTGGAAAATTGCCTATACAGAGTATGGTTGGAGTAATATTATCGTTGATAGTTAAATCTATTTCATTTTTACCAATACCCAAAATAAGTTCTTATCAATTAAAGGTTGTAAGCTTGTTTTAAAACTTGCTATGATACCTACTAACTGACCTGATGATTTATCACCTTTATAAGCATCAAATATGGAACTAGCATAGGAATAGGCTTCTGAGTCTTGTTCTATTAAATTAATATTTTATCAAAAGGCTTAGTAATAATGTTACACATGCGGCAGCGTACAACAACTTTTTGCCTGATTGGATAAGTAAGCATAATGCCTTTTAGAAGGGATTTAGTACTTAAATACCAAAAATCATCTTTCCCCCAGATTAAGATTTTTTAATAATACGGTTACATATTCTTCTAAATAGGCTCTATTTGATATGTATATAGGGATCAATAGGATTGATGCGACTACTTTTATTCAGATCCGTAAAATTAATCGTCTTAAAAAAATATTTTCCCTATTTTTTCTGGTAATTTTAAATAGCAATTATATACAAATTTAGATAGCAATAGCTGCTTTTTGGATCTATTGGTACCTTCAAAATCATAATCATATACAAGTCCACAATAACCTTTTTGGATCATTGCATATAATATGGGTTCTAAAATATATCTAGTTTTACCACTTCCAGGACCCCTAGTATATAAATTCCTCTCTGAGGATTATTGATGGGTAATAGACCATTTTTAGTAGGTAAAGCAATGCTAAAAGGTGACTTTTTATCGTAAAATTTAGGACTAATAATTGAACTTTTATCTTTTTTTATGGAAGGTTTTATACCTATATAAAAAAAATGGAAGTGCAAAAGCAGTAAA
Protein-coding regions in this window:
- a CDS encoding SMI1/KNR4 family protein; the encoded protein is MSKNRLELGFAITNDIFSSSIKKLGMNINSFDQYELKGYKEFLNKYGSICRTSFDIYKCELSEYEYLDDKIKESNIDKKVNVITSTQILFHRSIKKLGRNEKNYWLISKDQDIQYCINLEKNSNLGHVFCVDSSGNLVHFAKDFSEFLDKFLISLKNVFKNKHFCSYYTKCMGVPGPVPLSV
- a CDS encoding ankyrin repeat domain-containing protein; protein product: MLLDYGADPTYQDPRTNNTPLHYAADNMFFERTSQMYLTRYS
- a CDS encoding TraM recognition domain-containing protein, whose product is MGIGKNEIDLTINDNITPTILCIGNFPPAKSAFSPVISLLITICFKSMYGHNRTKSFVAIDELPTLYIPGLSEVPATARKYGISTISCIQSNAQLEDTYGNIVLKRYKVP